One Novipirellula galeiformis genomic window, ACTTCGTCAGAAAGCGGTTTCCTCCGCGACCAGCTGGGCCTCGAACTTGGCTGGCCCCGACATGGCAGCGTATTGGGGCGATTGGATGTGGGACTACTTGGCCGGTCGCGGTACCGGTTGGCTAGGCCCTTATTTCAATATCCTGCCGGTCTTCGTCGTCGGATTGTTCCTGCTGCAACAAAAATTGTTCATGCCACCGGCAACCGATGAACAAACCGCGATGACGCAAAAGATGATGAACATCATGACGTTGATGATGGGACTGTTTTTCTTTCGCGTTCCTGCCGGCCTCTGTATCTACTTTATCACCAGTAGTTTGTGGGGCATTTGTGAGCGAGTGCTGGTCAAAAAGACGTTGCCGGCCAAACAACACTTTGACCTCGGCGTAGTCGAGGGAACTGCGGTTCCGACCGTGAAAAAAGACAAGCCACTCACGATCGCCGATCGCATTCGCAACCAGGTCAACAAACCCGAGGAACCCGTCGAGCGACCGAACAAACGCCGTCGCCCCGACCTCAAGAAAAAGCGTTAAACGTCGCGTTTGCACCGGGCATGTTTGCACCGGACATGATTCATCTAAAACGCGTCGCGAAACGTTTTTGCGACGCGTTTTTTATTTGGCGTGACGCTTCTTTTACTCGCCCTTTCTGTGGGCTCGACGCGCTCGCGATCGCCCCCGTCGCCGCCCGAACTTACTCGGCGGTTCCCGCTGCAACCTAGTTGATATCCGTCAACGTGACCGAGGTTCGGTACCGCTTGCCGTCTCGGTAGATAATCATAGGGATGTTGGCTCCGATCGAGGTCAAACCAACGCGTGCGACAAGATGGTCATCGTTTTCGATCTCCAATCCATCGAACTCGACAATAATGTCACCGCGTTGCAAATGAGCCACTTCGGCGGGCGATCCGGGACGCACATTTTTGACCAATGCTCCCCCCTTTTCGTTGTAGCCGGCTGCAGCAAGGTCGGCGACCGTAAAATCGGGATCCAATGTCACGCCCAAGTAGCCACGCCGGAGTGCACCGTTGCGGACCAATTGATCTGCGACTTTGACCGCCATGTTCATCGGAATCGCGAAGCCGATCCCTTCGCTGCCACCGCTGCTGCTGGCAATCGCGGTGTTCAGGGCCACGACCTCGCCCCGAAGATTCAACAACGGCCCCCCGCTATTGCCAGGGTTGATCGCGGCATCGGTCTGAAAGAAGTCTTGCAAATCGATCCGTTGCTCGCCAAGCGACAAATCACGACGTCCCTTGGCACTCAGAATGCCGAAGGTCACCGAGTGACTCAGTCCAAACGGGCTACCGATCGCGATCACGAAATCGCCAATTTCCGTCGCATCGCTGTTGCCGAGTCGCGCGGCTGGCAAATCGATACCGGCAATCTTCATCACCGCCACATCGGTGCTCGGATCCGACAGCACCTTCACAGGATGAAATTCACGACCATCGTTGGTGCGCAGCAAAATTTGCTTCGGACTCGCACCGACAATCACATGGCGGTTGGTCATCACCCAAATCTCGTCGTGGATCCGCAATACCACGCCCGCGCCCGCCTCGTCGTACGATTCATTCTTCTCCGTCTTGTGGGCTTCAATGTGAATCACGCTTGGCTTGACCAAGGTCGAGACGCGTCGAACGAGATTCCCCAAGCGATCGAACATGCTGAATTCTTCAGCCAATTCGTTAAACAAACGTTCGCGTTGATCTTCCAACAAGGGCTGCGTGGTGTCTTCGAGCGAAGGCCGACGAACGCTCACCGAACGTCCCTCTTGGACAGCGGATTCTGCTGCCGAGCGTCCCTTGTCGTCCAATCCATAATTGGCGGCCGAAGGAGGCGACGTTGTCTCGAACTCAACCGCACGTTTGATGATGGTGGGGCCTTGTGCGATCACGTTGGGCGACACGCTCAACGCCAATGCGCATGCCACACTCGCTATCCACGACGACCGCCGCGAAGCCATCCGACCGCACATCGCCGCGAGCCGGGAACGACGGTACGAGACGGTCTGGTGACGGACCGACTCCGCATATTTTTTTGAAGGTAGAACCATAGCGTCGTCATGGATTGCAAAGAGGCAAAGTTAGTGAACGTCATCGCATGGAGAGGAGGTGACGTGAT contains:
- a CDS encoding S1C family serine protease, yielding MASRRSSWIASVACALALSVSPNVIAQGPTIIKRAVEFETTSPPSAANYGLDDKGRSAAESAVQEGRSVSVRRPSLEDTTQPLLEDQRERLFNELAEEFSMFDRLGNLVRRVSTLVKPSVIHIEAHKTEKNESYDEAGAGVVLRIHDEIWVMTNRHVIVGASPKQILLRTNDGREFHPVKVLSDPSTDVAVMKIAGIDLPAARLGNSDATEIGDFVIAIGSPFGLSHSVTFGILSAKGRRDLSLGEQRIDLQDFFQTDAAINPGNSGGPLLNLRGEVVALNTAIASSSGGSEGIGFAIPMNMAVKVADQLVRNGALRRGYLGVTLDPDFTVADLAAAGYNEKGGALVKNVRPGSPAEVAHLQRGDIIVEFDGLEIENDDHLVARVGLTSIGANIPMIIYRDGKRYRTSVTLTDIN